The region CTGTCCAGGGTTGGATCATCGAGTCTCATCATTTTTTCCTGAAGCTTTTTGTTTCTAACGAGGCTCTCTCCGAAGTCTAACTTCCATTTTTCGTCGTACTTTCTCAGAAACTCTTTGCTGTAGTCATTTGCTTCGATAGCCTCATAAGCAGCTATGGCTGCGTGATGGCCAGCACTCATTGCATTGATTATCCCTCCCCCTGTTATTGGATCCGTGTGCCTGGCAGCATCACCTGCGAGCATGACGTTGTCTGCCACTGCAGTGTCAATTGCCCCCTTAACTGGCACACCACCAACAACAACCTCGACTATCTCTCCATCAGGAAAATGTTCTTCTATAAACCTGTCAAGATACCATTTTGCACTTTTCTCTGCGAGACTTGGCATAACGCCGATTCCGACATTCGCTGCATCCTTTCCCTTTGGAAACAGCCAGATGTAGCCGCCCGGAGCGTACTTTCTGCCAACCCAGAAGTAGGTCGTGTCATCGTCAAAATCTATGTTAGTCATGAGGTACTGCACGCAGCTCTCGATCTCATTCAGCTTCAGAGTGGTATCTATTCCTGCCCACTTCGCAACCCTGCTCTCAACACCATCTGCACCTATTACAATCTTTGCGGTAATCTCGCTGAACTCACCCATACTCCTTATTCCAAGTTTTACAGTGCCGTTCTCTCTTTTGAACGATACTGCGGATGTCTTCGTCAAAACATCTGCACCGGCTTTGGAGGCGAGTCTTGCAAGATGTCTGTCAAAAATCTTCCTCTCAAGGACGTATCCAACCTCATTTCCGGCATTTTCAGCAGAGAGAACAACTTTATGATTTGAAGGTGAGATGATTTCGGCATTTTCTATCTCACTGGCAATCCACTTGCTGTCAGGGTTTACAAACTTTTCAAGCCCTTCTCTGCTCACACCTTCGGCACATCTTACTGGAACACCGATTTCCTGCCTTTTCTCGATCAGAAGAACGTCAAGCCCCTTCTCAGCAGCAGTTTTTGCGGCTATGCTTCCGGCAGGCCCTGCCCCAACGACAACAACATCGTAGTCAGTCATTCGACCACCTCTAAAGCGTTCATTGGACAGGTTCTGACACAGGCCTGACATAATGTGCATTTATCTTCATAAATTTCGAGATATGTTTCAACAAGCTCGTTGGCGTTGAATTTACAGACTGCAACACACGCTCCACAGTAGCCACACCTGTATCTGTTTACTATGAGCTTTTTCATGATTCGGAAATAGAACATTTATTAAATAATCTTTTCTGCTTTTGCGGTGGCATAAGCGAGCAGGAGAACTATCTGAATAAACTGATGAAACAATACATATACTGCGTAAAGGGGTGAAAGTGCGAGTGTTAAAATTGCTATTACTGTTGAATTGTTTTTTCCAGTGCTGAGAAACACGTATGAGAGGTGCTCTTCCCTTTTGATCCCGGATATTTTTGATATGACCTCCGAGAGAAATACTGACGAGAGTATGAATCCAACTGAATACGGAAGCTGAACAATAAAGCTGGTGGGGTGGATCAGACTGGCCTTCGACAGAAATATTGTGAACACGAGAGCATTCAGGCTGACTTCAGTGAATTTTGAAACAACCTCTCGTGAGGGCGTTACAAATTTTCTTAACACCTGTCCGAAAAGGAGGGGCAGAACAATTACAATCATGAGAGTTTCTGAGATCTGAACCGGATCAATTCCGAGGTTGTGGATACCGGAGATTGTGGAGAGGAGAAGAGGATATAGCGCCACTCCGGTGAGAAAGTTTACTGCCATGAGTGATACTGTCAGTTCGAGATTTCCTCCCGAAATGATAACATATGCTGAATTCATGCTCGGAACTGGCATGAGCAGTGAAGATGCAAGGGCAACCTTCATTATGTGGTTGCTTCCTGTTTTAAGGATTAACAGGGCGAATAAGGGAGAGTAGACGAAGTTTATAAGCAGTGAGGCCAACAGAGGTTTTTTCGACACTCCTGCAGATTCGAACCTGAATAGGATCATCGACGGAAATATTGTCGTGAGTACAAGGAGAGTTATAAGGGTGGACAGCAGACCCTGAACTCCACCCGTATCCACAAACCTCCCGAGGGCATATCCCGTCGAGGCAGAAATAAATATGGGCAGAAGCTTAGTTATCAATTCTCAATTCCTCCAGATACACTCCCTCTCCTTTTTCGACGTGCCCTACAATGTCTCCCTTTACCTCTCTCTTCAGCTCCTCCGCTGTGCTTTCGTCACATATCAGCATGAAGCCCATTCCCATGTTGAACGTTCTGTACATCTCTTCTACCTCTATGCTCCCAAGATCCTGCAGGAAGGTGAAGATTTTCTGGGGCTTGAGCGGGCTGTCGATCACGAACTTAACCTTTTTCAGCCTCTTCAGGTTCAGCAATCCTCCGCCTGTGATGTGAGCCATCCCGTGGATGTCATGCTTTCTGGCAATCTCCAGCACCTCAGAGTATATCCTCGTAGGAACGAGTAGTTCCTCCCCAATGGTGTGGTCCTCAAATCTGTCGAAGTAGTTCAGGCCATTTTCCTCCACGAGCTTTCTTGCCAGAGTCAGTCCGTTGCTGTGGATGCCCGAGCTCGGAATGGCGAAGATAACATCACCCGGCTCGATTTTCTCACCGGTGATCATCTTTTTTCTGTCAACGAAGCCTATCACAGTTCCGGACAAATCCCATCCACTGACTATGTCGAGCGTCGCAGTCTCACCGCCAACCAGAGTTATGTTGGCCATCTCACAGCCTTTATTCAATCCCTCTCCTATCTCTGCCATGATCCTCTCATCAGGCCTGTTTGTGGCTATGTAGTCCACCATCGCAACTGGCTCGGCGTTTATGGCGTAGAGGTCATTGACGTTCATCGCCACGCAGTCTATGCCTATGGTTCTGAAGTTGTTCATGATCTCGGCAACCTTTATCTTCGTTCCGACCCCATCCGTGGTTATTGCAATGCAGATCTCTCCGGCATCGATAACGCTCGCGTAGTGGTTCGTCAGGATGGGCTGCCCGAAACCCTTTCTGACGAACCTCAGTCCAGAGATGAGGCTTTTTACTGCCTTCTCCTCTCTCTTTATGTCAACTCCGGCATCAGCGTAAGATTTCATGCTCTGCCTTTCACGCCAAACCTTAAAAAATCTACTGCAAATGGTGGAGTGATGGACAGGCTTGAGAGTCTCAGAAACTTCATATCTCAGTTTGAAAGTGTTGCAGTAGCTTTCAGTGGAGGAGTTGATAGCTCCACCCTGCTCGCCCTTACCGCTGAAGTTCTTGGAAATGATAGGGTTGTTGCGGTAACAGCCTCAAGCCCCACCGTTCCATCCCGCGACCTCGAGGATGCGAAGAGGTTTGCCGGAGAGATTGGGGTGAGGCATGTTTTCATTGAACTGAACGAGCTTGAGGATGAGAACTTCAGGAAGAACCCTCCCAACAGGTGCTACTTCTGCAAGAAGATGCTCCTCTCGAGGATAACCGAGTTTGCAAGAAAGGAGGGAATTCAGGCCGTTTTTGAAGGCACCAATGCTGATGAGCTAAGGGGACACAGGCCCGGATATAAGGCAATAGGGGAGTTCGAGGATGTCTATTCTCCCTGGGCGATGTTCGGCATCACGAAGGACGAGATAAGAGAGATAGCGAGAGAAATGGGATACGAGTTTGCGGACAAACCATCCATGGCATGCCTTTCATCAAGAATCCCGTTCGGGGTTGAGATAGACGAAGAGAAGCTCAGAAGGATTGATGCAGCCGAAAACCTCGTCATGGCCATTGCTGGAGTAAGGCAGGTAAGGGTAAGAGATTTTGGTGAGAACGCGGTGATTGAGGTGGGCAGGGGGGAGAGGGGCAGGCTTTTCAGCGAGGAAGTGATGGACAGGATTGTGGAAGAGCTGAGGAGGCTTGGTTATAAGAATGTGCTGATGGATCTGGAGGGGTACAGGACTGGAAAGCTTTCTGGGCAATCTAAATGACTTTGTAATTTTTTCCCTAAAACTGGTAAGTAATAAGTGCAATTCCGAGGACATACATTGTTATAATCACAGCGAGAAGCACGATTTTAAGCAGATCTATAGCGGACAACTCCTGCTCAGGTTCTAAGCGGACGAGTTTCAGCAGGTAAGGTGAAATTATTGTCAAAAAAAGTAACATGAGAATTATGAAGCTGTACTTGAGAGATAGAAACTTCCCTCTTGTTACATAACCAATAAGCATTGCGGAAACAAGCGATACCAGAAGTGTTACCCTGTACCTTAAGCGGGGGTTCAGGTTTTTGGAGGCGAAAAATGCCAGAAAAGTGACAAGTAAAATTCCTGAAATTTCCAGCAGCCTCAACAATGACTCATGAGCTGGATTCAGGAGGTAAAAAACAACCAAGAAGGAGATAATTCCTGAAACAATCTTGATTTCTCGTCCGATTTTCATCTTACCACCCCAAAAATTTGCAAAAAATTAGTGTTAAAAATTACTCGATTACTGTGAAGCATTGCTGACCGCAGCTCCACCCACACTGACCCGATGCTACATCAAAACATCCTGCGGCTAAGATGCAGGCTTCCCAAGTGATTGGTACAAACATCAAGCAGGTTTCAAGTAATGGCCAGCACATCTCGCAAACACCACCTCTGGGTGGCACGCCCGGTACTGGTGTACACGCCTGAGCCATACACTCAGCCCAGCAAGCCCAGTAACAAGACCAGTAATCCTGATCGTAATAGCGGCATTCATCGAAGCCTACATAACACCAAGAATAGCGGAATACTTTTTAAGGTGAAAACAAAATAATCGAAGCTGGAAAGGTGGGATTATGGAACAGTTGGAAGTAAAGAAGCTGAGGTTTCCGGTAATAGTTGAAGTTGACGAGGACGGTTACTACATAGTCAGCTGTCCGCTGTTCAAAGGATGTCACAGTTACGGCGAGACGATAGAGGAGGCTTTAGGGAACATAAAGGAAGTAATTGAGATGTGCTTGGAAGAAGAGGGATTGGATGAGAGTCTGAAATTCATAGGCTACAGAGAGGTGGAAGTAGAGCATGCGATTGCCACTGATAAAAGCAAGAGACTTCCTTAAATTTCTCGAATGGCTCGGATTTAAACCTGTGAGGATGAAAGGCTCTCATGTAAGGCTGAAATCTGAGGATGGGAGAGTTACCACAATTCCGGTGCACGGCAATAGTGAAATCCCGAAGGGTTTGCTCAGAAAAATCATCAGGGAAGACCTTCAGATGAGTATGGAGGAGTTCGTAGAAAAGTATAACGAGTTTAAGAAAAGGTGATCGATAAATGTATGCTCTGAAGAACCGGAATGGGAAAGCAGTAAAGTGGATGCTTTGTCCATGATCTTTGTTTAAGCGAACAGACCTTGCACACCTCAGCTCCTCACCATCACCAGAAGCATCTTGAACCTGCTCAGAGCCTTCAGAGCATGAGGCTCGTTGGCCGGCATCACTATCATGTCTCCTTCTTTGAGGCGATATGGCTTGCCGGAGATCTTCACCTCCACCTCGCCATCGACAACGTAGACCATTGCATCGAACGGGGCTGTGTGTTCGCTCAGCCCCTGCCCCCTGTCAAAGGCGAACAGCGTTACGGTGCCGGTTTCCCTGTCAATTATTGTTCTGCTCACGATTGAGTTTTCCTGATAGTTAATAAGATCTTTGAGTTTTGAAACTTCCAAGTCCGACGGCATTCAGCTCACCGGGTGTGTTTTGTTGTTGGAAGTTTATATAACTTTTTTACAGGCACTCGGAGGTTGTTTATTTGTCTCAGCAATTGGGCAATCTGGTTTTAATTGGATGATAATGTGAGTTACCACAGGGGAGAAAAAACCTTTATATTTTACCCACAAATGGGTAATTATGTCCATAACCAGGATGGATCGAAGAGGCAGAATTACGATCCCCAAAGAAATCAGAGAAGAATTGAAGCTTAAAGAGGATGACGAACTCCTCGTCTTCAAGCTTGCCAACAACATCCTCATTCTAAGAAAGGCTGACTTCAGCGATCTCATAGCTGAAGCGCTGAACGAGTTTAGGGAGCTGAGCGAAGAGGACATTGAAAGAATAAAGGAGGAAGTGAACAAACTTGCAGAAAAGAAAATTGAGAGTCTTTCCTGACACTAACCTTTTCATCTCCTCTGCAAAATCAGGAATTACAAAATCCACAGCCTTAATGTTCAGGCTATGTTTTTCCGAAGAGATTGAGCTTATCGGAAATTCGATTTTGCTGGCGGAATTCAAAAAATACGAAAAACTTCTTGGTAAATCAGGGAGAATTCTGCTTGAGATTATCAGAGACAGAATTCAACTCATTGAGCCAGATTATGAAAGCATAGAGGTCTGTAAAAGATTCATGCCAGAAAATGAGTTTGCAGATCTTTACCATGCTTCGACCTGTCTTAAGGCTGAAGCGGTAATGATCACAAATGATAAGCATTTTGACAAAATAAAGAAGGCAGGGCTAATCAGAGTTTGGAGTATCAGTGAGGCTATCAAGGAGCTCCTTTAGTGGGTCTTTCAGGAGTTTCTGATACCTTGCCGGAAGGGTTCGGAGATCTACATCTATTCTCCCAACAACTCTGTTTCGTCATGCCGGAGGTTATAAAGGCAGTTTATGAGGGTGGCGTGTTCAATTCTCTTGAAAAAGGCAGATCTAAAGAAAAGGAACGGCGATGAAGATGGAGATATATGAGAGTGTAGCCAAAAAACCAAGGAAATCCCCAAAGGAAAAATAGATGAGATTGGAAGTGGAAGTTTTGTGCAGTAATTGCTTTACCTCCATACGAACTGAAAAGGAGAAATAACTAAAATTGAAATCGATTTTACCCCTTTAAACGAGCTGTTAAGCCTTTTTGAGGCACTCCCAGGCAATGCTGGCATGACGGTAACTCCTAAAGTCCATATAATACGGATTTCTCCCGAATGATGCGCTTATTGCGGCTACAACGTTCGACAGAGGCTTTGAAAGAGTTGATTTTTTTGAAAAATCCTCGCGTTGTGAGGATAAAAAATTGTGGGGTTTGAATTTTTCAGACCCTCTCAAACACAGCTGCAATCCCCATTCCGCCGCCTATGCAGAGCGAAGCGAGGCCGTAATCTGCCTTCCTCCTCTCCATCTCGTGGATTAGCGTGACAGTTATTCTCGCCCCAGTAGCGCCGATGGGGTGTCCCAGGCTTATCCCGCTGCCGTGCACGTTCACTCTCTCGAGGTCAAGGTTCAGCTCCTTCACCACAGCCAAAGCCTGGGCAGCGAAAGCCTCGTTCAGCTCGATAAGCTCGATGTCGTCCAAGCTTATGCCTGCTCTCTTCACCGCCTTCTGTATCGCCGGAATCGGCCCGAGACCCATGTATGCCGGGTCAATTCCTGCTGATGCGTGGCTGACAACCCTCACCTTCGGCTCGAGCCCCAGCTCCTCTGCATACCTCTCCTCCATCAGAAGCAGAGCAGCAGCGCCGTCATTCACTCCGCTCGCGTTTCCTGCCGTAACCGTTCCACCCTTCTTGAAGACGGGCGGGAGCTTTGCGAGCTTTTCCAGGCTCGTGTCCCTTCTTGGATGCTCGTCCGTGTCTACAACAACCTCACCCTTCTTGGTCTTGATGACAACAGGTTCGATCTCCTGAGCAAAAATGCCTTCATCTATCGCCTTCACGGCCCTCATGTGGCTCTCGTAAGCCAGCTCGTCCTGTTCCTCCCTGCTTATACCGTAAAGCTCTGCTATATTCTCGGCTGTGTTCCCCATGTGGTAGCCGTAGAACTTCTCCCACAGCCCGTCGTAGACCATTACGTCCACAACCTCATCGATTGCGTTGATGCTCATCCTGTAGCCCCATCTTGCCTTTCTCATCGCATACGGGGCGTTGCTCATGCTCTCCATCCCTCCCGCAATTACGGCTTTAGCCCCATCGCTGATCGACTGAGCCGCAGCAACAACGGCCTTCAGACCACTTCCGCAGACCTTGTTCAGAGTGTATGCGGGGATCTCCTTCGGAATTCCCGAGTAAACTCCGGCCTGCCTTGCCGGATTCTGGCCCTGCGCGGCCTGCAGAACATTGCCCATTATGACCTCGTCTATTTCCACTTCCACGCCTTCAAACTCATAATCGCCCTCGAGCTCTATCCTGCCCTTCGGCAGCTTTGAGGGATAGAAGTCGTATGAATCTCTGGTTGCGAGTGGCTTCACTCCAGCTTTTTTCATCAATGCCTTTATTGCAATCGCCCCGAGCTCGTAAGCCTGCAGATCCTTAAGCGACCCCCCAAATTTTCCCACTGGAGTTCTCACACCATCAACAATGACTGCTGGCATAACTTCACAATTGATGGAGAAAAATATAATCCTTCTGTTTTTGTCATGTCCGGTTAATCTGCTTCCTCGACTCCAACAGTAACTGAAGGCTCTGGATCGACGAAATTTCTGACGAGTATCCAGTCGTAATGGGCACGGGGGTTGTTGGCATGCGTGCTTAGCCCTATCCTGTCAATTGCCAGACTTCCGGTGGTGTAGTTTCCAGCAATCATGTGATTGTATATTCCAAAAATCTTTGAACCATCGTATGCAATTCCTCCAACCTGCCAGGACGATGGATTGACGTAGTTTCCGAGGGTTTTCAGCAGAGTTGCCTGAGAGTAATCGCTTGGAAGTGTGTTGAACTTGATCAGCGTTTCTTCAGAGCCCCTGGTGTTTGTGCTGTCGTAGTCTGAAACTCTCATTATTGCGATATAGTACTCCCCGTTTGCCGTGCTGATCAATGAGCCGATGGAATCGTCATCCCCCGTGTATGCTCGTATCTCAACAGCAAATCTTACCGGAAGATTCAGGTTCGTGTTTATGACAAGGAAGAAGTCAGCATTTGAGGTATCTGTTACAACCTCGCTTCCCGAAGGATTCCAGATGAAGCTCGGCGTTCCGCTCCAGCCCTCAAGAGTCTGGTAGTTTGAGCTCGTATCAGTGTTGAAGTCATCAAAGAACACAAATACACTGTTTCCATCACTCTTGCTCACGGCGGCGGAGTTTCCGTAGTACATGTATATGGTCTTGTTTTCCCCGGCGTTCAGTGACGGTATTTTCACCCATATCTTTGCAGACACACCTGGATTCCACTCCTCTATCCAGTAAGGCAGTTCGTTTCCTGCGATGTCTGTGAACCTCACGTCCGAGCCACCGGAATTCGTGGCACTCCAGTTGAATGAAGGGCCAAGAGTTACCAGAATCTGGTAGTCTGAGAGAGCTTGACCTGAATTTTCCTGGGTGTATATGGGGACTCTGTATGCCCATCCGTTCAGGTGCCAGGCTCTTGTGAGGTTTATCACACTGAGAGAAATAACGTCTCCACTGTCCCCCGCAAATGCATATATCTTTGCACTACCGTTTGAAAGTGCTGTAGCCTGCACATTAACGACCCCGTTGGAGTCTGTGAGTGCGGAGGTGGTGTTCAGTACAATGACTGAGGAATTTGTGACGGAAAATCTAACCTCCACACCCGGAACAGGTGAGGACTGGGAATCGACAACTCTGACGGACAGGGTCTTCTTAAAGCCATCTTTCCCGGCGTCCCACACTCCACCGCTGTCAAGCCAGTTTACCTGCAGCAATGAGCTTGCATTTGTTCCCTGGGGCTGAATTACAGTTATGTTGTATGATGTGCTCAGACTTCCTGCTGAAAATATGACGCTTCCGCTTCCACCATTCTGGGCTTTGAACGACGTTCTCGCAACACCGGAAATATCTGTCTCTACTTTCGAAGGAACGGCGCTCCCTATCCCTCCGGAAACGGTTACGTTAACTTTCAAACCTGTTACTGGGTTCAGATACTCGTCCAGAAGTGAAACACCAAGTTCCTGGATGTCTCCAGCGGACAGTGTGTATGAATCAAATGGATTGACTTTCAGCATGTACTTTGGACTCGGTTTGAACTCGTGGTCCGAGATAACGATGGTGGATAGAAATCCAGATGGAATTGTGGCCTTCACCTTGTCGCCCGAAACAGATAAACCTGCACTTGCCCAGTAGTCTGGATTTACACTCTCAAATTCCACTGTGATATTCTCTGCATAAAATCTTCCGCCCGAAGAGACTGCTCTGAATGAGAACTCGTGGGGGGAATTATATGCCCGGTTGACGCTCGAATTTATTATAACAAGATTGATACCTCCGCTGAGCATTTTCTGGTCCCCTGCAATCCCGAATCCTCCGTTGCTTTTCTGAAATACTGCCGTGTTCTCAAAGATGAAGGTTGTATCAGGATAGAAGTAGTTATCAATTTTCACGTATATTCTGCTGGACTCATAGCTCTTTGAAAGTGTCAGTTTACTGCCGTTTGGCAGCGTGATTTCGGCCGAGATGTTTACAGTAAATGGCTCTGTCCAGATTGAAAATCCTGCAGGTTCGGGTGTTAGCAGAAAGAGATAGTCAGGATATTCCGGAGTTTTTACAAGCAGGAATGCATTATTTCCAGAGGATATAAGGGCTGAGAACTTTTCCATTTCGGCCTTAATGGATTTCACGTTGTCATACTCTATCTTTTTCAACTGATCAGGAATCAGAGTGGTCTGAACAAAGGCAAGGAAGATTATCATTATCTGGAGCAGGAGAATGAATCCAATTATTGGCGAGACCCCACTGTTGTCTCCAGACACGTTTTCAATTCTGTCACTTCAATAATATAAAGCCTTCTAAAAATCGAGGAAAGATTTATTATTTTCTTAGAATAATTCATTTCGATGCTCAACAACCCTTACTATCTCAGTATCAGAAACTTCATTGAGGATGCTGGAATGGAGCTTGTTGAGGGAGAAGAGGTTCCCGAGGGTTACACCGTTGTTGATGAGTACTGGCTCATTGACAGGCTGGCTCTGGTCAGAATTCTTGAGAGTGTTGAGAGTTACAGAAAAAAATACTGGCTGATAGAACCCCAGATATCTGAAGATGAAGCTATGCTCCTCTATACCATCTATGAAGATGTGAGGCAGAGTTTCCTTTATTTAATGGGAGAAGACAATTTCGACAGGCTTTTCAAAAGTTTGAAAAAGGTTCTTGGAGACTATGCGGTGAAAACAAAAGATGAGCTTTTCTACAAGCTTCTTTACTATTTTGTTCGGGATTTCCTCGGACTCGGGATAGTGGAGCCAATATTGTTTGATGAGAATGTCGAGGATGTGAGTTGTGATGGGTATGGGGTTCCGATTTTCGTATATCACCGAAAATACGGGAACATGTCCACCAACATAGTGCTTGAGAAGGATGTCCTCGATAACTACGTTCTTTTGCTCGCTCAGCGAGCCAACAAGCATCTCAGCTACTCCAGTCCAATCATTGATGCAACCCTGCCTGATGGGAGCAGAATCCAGATAACCTATGGCTCGGAAATCTCCACGCGGGGAAGCACATTCACAATACGAAAGTTCAGAGAAGAACCCTTCACC is a window of Geoglobus acetivorans DNA encoding:
- a CDS encoding cupin domain-containing protein, with product MPSDLEVSKLKDLINYQENSIVSRTIIDRETGTVTLFAFDRGQGLSEHTAPFDAMVYVVDGEVEVKISGKPYRLKEGDMIVMPANEPHALKALSRFKMLLVMVRS
- a CDS encoding type II toxin-antitoxin system HicA family toxin, with amino-acid sequence MRLPLIKARDFLKFLEWLGFKPVRMKGSHVRLKSEDGRVTTIPVHGNSEIPKGLLRKIIREDLQMSMEEFVEKYNEFKKR
- a CDS encoding DUF2341 domain-containing protein, which codes for MSGDNSGVSPIIGFILLLQIMIIFLAFVQTTLIPDQLKKIEYDNVKSIKAEMEKFSALISSGNNAFLLVKTPEYPDYLFLLTPEPAGFSIWTEPFTVNISAEITLPNGSKLTLSKSYESSRIYVKIDNYFYPDTTFIFENTAVFQKSNGGFGIAGDQKMLSGGINLVIINSSVNRAYNSPHEFSFRAVSSGGRFYAENITVEFESVNPDYWASAGLSVSGDKVKATIPSGFLSTIVISDHEFKPSPKYMLKVNPFDSYTLSAGDIQELGVSLLDEYLNPVTGLKVNVTVSGGIGSAVPSKVETDISGVARTSFKAQNGGSGSVIFSAGSLSTSYNITVIQPQGTNASSLLQVNWLDSGGVWDAGKDGFKKTLSVRVVDSQSSPVPGVEVRFSVTNSSVIVLNTTSALTDSNGVVNVQATALSNGSAKIYAFAGDSGDVISLSVINLTRAWHLNGWAYRVPIYTQENSGQALSDYQILVTLGPSFNWSATNSGGSDVRFTDIAGNELPYWIEEWNPGVSAKIWVKIPSLNAGENKTIYMYYGNSAAVSKSDGNSVFVFFDDFNTDTSSNYQTLEGWSGTPSFIWNPSGSEVVTDTSNADFFLVINTNLNLPVRFAVEIRAYTGDDDSIGSLISTANGEYYIAIMRVSDYDSTNTRGSEETLIKFNTLPSDYSQATLLKTLGNYVNPSSWQVGGIAYDGSKIFGIYNHMIAGNYTTGSLAIDRIGLSTHANNPRAHYDWILVRNFVDPEPSVTVGVEEAD
- a CDS encoding type II toxin-antitoxin system HicB family antitoxin, yielding MEQLEVKKLRFPVIVEVDEDGYYIVSCPLFKGCHSYGETIEEALGNIKEVIEMCLEEEGLDESLKFIGYREVEVEHAIATDKSKRLP
- a CDS encoding acetyl-CoA C-acyltransferase, with the translated sequence MPAVIVDGVRTPVGKFGGSLKDLQAYELGAIAIKALMKKAGVKPLATRDSYDFYPSKLPKGRIELEGDYEFEGVEVEIDEVIMGNVLQAAQGQNPARQAGVYSGIPKEIPAYTLNKVCGSGLKAVVAAAQSISDGAKAVIAGGMESMSNAPYAMRKARWGYRMSINAIDEVVDVMVYDGLWEKFYGYHMGNTAENIAELYGISREEQDELAYESHMRAVKAIDEGIFAQEIEPVVIKTKKGEVVVDTDEHPRRDTSLEKLAKLPPVFKKGGTVTAGNASGVNDGAAALLLMEERYAEELGLEPKVRVVSHASAGIDPAYMGLGPIPAIQKAVKRAGISLDDIELIELNEAFAAQALAVVKELNLDLERVNVHGSGISLGHPIGATGARITVTLIHEMERRKADYGLASLCIGGGMGIAAVFERV
- the purM gene encoding phosphoribosylformylglycinamidine cyclo-ligase, which translates into the protein MKSYADAGVDIKREEKAVKSLISGLRFVRKGFGQPILTNHYASVIDAGEICIAITTDGVGTKIKVAEIMNNFRTIGIDCVAMNVNDLYAINAEPVAMVDYIATNRPDERIMAEIGEGLNKGCEMANITLVGGETATLDIVSGWDLSGTVIGFVDRKKMITGEKIEPGDVIFAIPSSGIHSNGLTLARKLVEENGLNYFDRFEDHTIGEELLVPTRIYSEVLEIARKHDIHGMAHITGGGLLNLKRLKKVKFVIDSPLKPQKIFTFLQDLGSIEVEEMYRTFNMGMGFMLICDESTAEELKREVKGDIVGHVEKGEGVYLEELRIDN
- a CDS encoding antitoxin AF2212-like protein: MPEVIKAVYEGGVFNSLEKGRSKEKERR
- a CDS encoding 4Fe-4S binding protein, which translates into the protein MKKLIVNRYRCGYCGACVAVCKFNANELVETYLEIYEDKCTLCQACVRTCPMNALEVVE
- a CDS encoding bile acid:sodium symporter; the protein is MITKLLPIFISASTGYALGRFVDTGGVQGLLSTLITLLVLTTIFPSMILFRFESAGVSKKPLLASLLINFVYSPLFALLILKTGSNHIMKVALASSLLMPVPSMNSAYVIISGGNLELTVSLMAVNFLTGVALYPLLLSTISGIHNLGIDPVQISETLMIVIVLPLLFGQVLRKFVTPSREVVSKFTEVSLNALVFTIFLSKASLIHPTSFIVQLPYSVGFILSSVFLSEVISKISGIKREEHLSYVFLSTGKNNSTVIAILTLALSPLYAVYVLFHQFIQIVLLLAYATAKAEKII
- a CDS encoding type II toxin-antitoxin system VapC family toxin is translated as MQKRKLRVFPDTNLFISSAKSGITKSTALMFRLCFSEEIELIGNSILLAEFKKYEKLLGKSGRILLEIIRDRIQLIEPDYESIEVCKRFMPENEFADLYHASTCLKAEAVMITNDKHFDKIKKAGLIRVWSISEAIKELL
- a CDS encoding NAD(P)/FAD-dependent oxidoreductase gives rise to the protein MTDYDVVVVGAGPAGSIAAKTAAEKGLDVLLIEKRQEIGVPVRCAEGVSREGLEKFVNPDSKWIASEIENAEIISPSNHKVVLSAENAGNEVGYVLERKIFDRHLARLASKAGADVLTKTSAVSFKRENGTVKLGIRSMGEFSEITAKIVIGADGVESRVAKWAGIDTTLKLNEIESCVQYLMTNIDFDDDTTYFWVGRKYAPGGYIWLFPKGKDAANVGIGVMPSLAEKSAKWYLDRFIEEHFPDGEIVEVVVGGVPVKGAIDTAVADNVMLAGDAARHTDPITGGGIINAMSAGHHAAIAAYEAIEANDYSKEFLRKYDEKWKLDFGESLVRNKKLQEKMMRLDDPTLDRLAESLEGMPIEEMSVRRLAFELFKKHPRLLWDLREFIV
- a CDS encoding AbrB/MazE/SpoVT family DNA-binding domain-containing protein, with translation MSITRMDRRGRITIPKEIREELKLKEDDELLVFKLANNILILRKADFSDLIAEALNEFRELSEEDIERIKEEVNKLAEKKIESLS
- the larE gene encoding ATP-dependent sacrificial sulfur transferase LarE, encoding MDRLESLRNFISQFESVAVAFSGGVDSSTLLALTAEVLGNDRVVAVTASSPTVPSRDLEDAKRFAGEIGVRHVFIELNELEDENFRKNPPNRCYFCKKMLLSRITEFARKEGIQAVFEGTNADELRGHRPGYKAIGEFEDVYSPWAMFGITKDEIREIAREMGYEFADKPSMACLSSRIPFGVEIDEEKLRRIDAAENLVMAIAGVRQVRVRDFGENAVIEVGRGERGRLFSEEVMDRIVEELRRLGYKNVLMDLEGYRTGKLSGQSK